Proteins found in one Lathamus discolor isolate bLatDis1 chromosome 7, bLatDis1.hap1, whole genome shotgun sequence genomic segment:
- the LOC136018217 gene encoding musculoskeletal embryonic nuclear protein 1 isoform X1, giving the protein MSQPAPVKKKRPPMKEEDLKGARGNLSKNQEIKSKTYQVMKQCEQMGSAAPSIFSRDRTGGETVFEKQKEAPAKSVFG; this is encoded by the exons ATGTCACAG CCAGCCCCTGTGAAAAAGAAGCGTCCTCCAATGAAGGAAGAAGACCTCAAAGGAGCCAGAGGAAACCTTTCCAAAAACCAGGAAATTAAATCCAAAACCTACCAAGTGATGAAGCAGTGTG AACAAATGGGCTCTGCAGCACCTTCCATATTCAGCCGGGATCGGACAGGGGGTGAAACTGTctttgagaaacagaaagaagcgCCGGCCAAGAGCGTCTTTGGCTGA